GCTGAGTTCGACGATGTCGTAGCGTTCGGGCAGCGCATCCTGCGCCGCGAATTCCAGCAGCATGTCGGCGGCCATGATGCCGGACCCCGCACCGAACTCGATCACGCGGCGGGTATCGAGCTGCCGCCAGACATCCATCACCTGGCGTGCCAGGCAGCGGGAGAAGATGGGCGAGAGCTCGGGGGCGGTGACGAAGTCGCCGGCGGCGCCGAATTTCTGCGCCCCGCCGCTGTAGTAGCCCAGCCCCGGCGTATACAGCGCGTATTCCATGTACTCGTCGAAACCGATGGAACCGCCGGCGTAACGGATGCGCTCGTCGATGTGGGCGACCAGGCGTTCGCTCTGGGCCAGCGCCTCGGGTTCGGGCGTGGGCAGCTCGGGGGAACGGTCGCGGATCATGGCGGGTCGGGGCGCTCGGTGTGTTAGATTTAGGCGATTGGATTCAGGCAATCCGAATCAACCGCGGCAATGAGCATGCAGGATACTACAGCCCTTCTGGATGGAAAAACGGCGCTGGTCACAGGCGGCGCACGGCGCATCGGTGCGCGCATCGCGCGCCTGCTGCACGCGGAGGGCATGAACCTCGTGCTGCATTACCACCGCTCGGCCGAGGCGGCCGAGGCACTGAAGGCCGAGCTGGAGGCCGAGCGCCCGCACTCGGTGACGCTGATCCAGGCCGACCTGCTGGACACCGCGCGCCTGCCGGCGCTGGCCGAATCCGCCCACGCGGCCTGGGGGCGACTGGACGTGCTGGTGAACAACGCCTCCACCTTCTACCCCACGCCGGTGGGAGAGATCACCGAGAAGGTATGGGACGACCTGGTGGGCACCAACCTGAAGGCACCGCTGTTCCTCTCCCAGGCCGCCGCGCCGTTTCTTGCCGCACACCAGGGCTGCATCGTCAATCTCGTCGACATCCACGCCGTGCGTCCGCTCAAGGGCTACCCGGTGTACTCGGCAGCGAAGGCCGGGCTGTACATGCTCACGCAGTCGCTCGCCCGTGAACTCGGCCCGGCGATCCGTGTGAACGGCGTGGCGCCCGGCGCCATCCTCTGGCCGGAGCAGAGCGAGAACGCGGCCATGCACGAGGCACTGATCGAGCGCACCGCGCTCAAGCGCGAGGGCTCGCCCGACGACGTGGCGCGCGCCGTACTGTTCCTGGTGCGCGACGCGGGCTACATCACCGGCCACCTGCTGCCCGTGGACGGCGGGCGCATGCTCTCGCACTGAGGAGGCCAGCATGAACGAACGCGGCACGATATTCGTCACCGGCGCCGGCCGGCGCGTGGGCCTGCACCTGGCGCACTCGCTGCTGCGCGACGGCTTCGGCGTGATCGCGCATTTCCACAGCGAGA
The window above is part of the Chromatiales bacterium genome. Proteins encoded here:
- a CDS encoding pteridine reductase yields the protein MQDTTALLDGKTALVTGGARRIGARIARLLHAEGMNLVLHYHRSAEAAEALKAELEAERPHSVTLIQADLLDTARLPALAESAHAAWGRLDVLVNNASTFYPTPVGEITEKVWDDLVGTNLKAPLFLSQAAAPFLAAHQGCIVNLVDIHAVRPLKGYPVYSAAKAGLYMLTQSLARELGPAIRVNGVAPGAILWPEQSENAAMHEALIERTALKREGSPDDVARAVLFLVRDAGYITGHLLPVDGGRMLSH